In one Sporomusa sphaeroides DSM 2875 genomic region, the following are encoded:
- a CDS encoding efflux RND transporter periplasmic adaptor subunit — MLFKRLQANRKYYVLAVALVICVAGSLFWRESQQTAQQAAGKIPLVRTATVGTAGMSSQAFTYAGEVRGRYESQLAFRVGGKIVKRCVDLGAAVQAGEVLFELDSQDLTQATAGYGAQLAAAQAQLQLAKNNLNRYRQLFAGAAVSRAQLDQYQNAYDTAQAAVRQAAAQYEQGSNQLEYTRLLADQPGVVAAVNAETGQVVSAGQTVLTIVRDGAREVEISVPENRLEELRQVKRCRVTFWALPGVAVDGNIREIAPMADQITRTYKIRITLVNPSPQVKLGMTASVQVTPNLPPMTAVAVPVSAVYQTGSFPAVWVVRDHSVSLRPITIGTMANNTIEVLTGLEPGETIVTAGVHKLQEGQMINSIDGELP, encoded by the coding sequence ATGCTGTTTAAAAGACTGCAAGCAAACAGGAAGTATTATGTTCTGGCCGTCGCCCTTGTTATTTGCGTCGCCGGCAGCCTGTTTTGGCGGGAAAGCCAGCAGACAGCCCAGCAGGCTGCCGGTAAAATCCCGCTGGTGCGTACCGCGACAGTCGGAACTGCCGGGATGTCGTCCCAGGCATTTACCTATGCCGGTGAAGTGCGCGGCCGGTATGAAAGCCAGTTGGCTTTCCGGGTTGGCGGCAAAATCGTCAAACGCTGCGTGGATCTGGGGGCAGCCGTGCAAGCGGGCGAGGTGCTTTTCGAGCTTGATTCCCAGGATCTCACGCAGGCAACTGCCGGTTATGGTGCCCAGTTAGCTGCCGCCCAGGCGCAATTGCAACTGGCTAAAAACAACTTGAACCGCTACCGGCAGTTATTTGCCGGGGCTGCTGTCAGCCGGGCCCAGCTGGATCAATACCAGAACGCCTATGATACCGCCCAGGCGGCGGTTCGTCAGGCAGCGGCCCAGTATGAACAGGGCTCCAACCAACTGGAATATACCCGCCTGCTGGCCGATCAGCCCGGGGTAGTTGCGGCCGTTAACGCCGAAACCGGTCAGGTGGTCAGTGCCGGCCAAACGGTGCTGACCATCGTGCGGGACGGTGCGCGGGAAGTTGAAATCAGCGTTCCGGAAAATCGTCTGGAGGAACTTCGCCAGGTCAAGCGGTGCCGGGTGACCTTCTGGGCGCTGCCCGGCGTCGCTGTCGACGGCAATATCCGGGAAATTGCACCGATGGCCGACCAAATTACCCGGACCTATAAAATACGTATCACCCTCGTCAATCCGTCGCCACAGGTCAAACTGGGCATGACTGCCTCGGTGCAGGTAACGCCAAACCTTCCGCCAATGACCGCGGTGGCGGTCCCGGTAAGCGCTGTATATCAGACCGGCAGTTTCCCGGCCGTTTGGGTGGTCCGGGATCATAGCGTCAGTCTCCGCCCTATTACCATCGGTACCATGGCCAACAATACCATTGAGGTGCTGACCGGCCTGGAGCCGGGTGAAACGATTGTTACCGCCGGCGTGCATAAGCTGCAGGAAGGCCAGATGATTAATAGTATCGACGGTGAACTGCCATGA
- a CDS encoding efflux RND transporter permease subunit, giving the protein MKNFNLTEWALNHKQLVYYFVLLMFLAGIVSYQNLGRMEDPDFTVRQMVVSVNWPGATARQVEEQVTDKIERKLQDTPGLDYVRSYSIPGQAVIYVALKDDAVTAKEVRPLWLEVRNMVNDIKATLPQGVDGPYFNDRFDDVFGCIYALTGDGYSYEDMRRYAMRIRQNFVAVPDVKKVELVGVQTEKIFVTLDTGKLAELGLTPADITSAIQGQNSMAPSGLIETAADRVYFRVTGMFEQLDDLKSLPLRAGGHSLRLGDIARIERGYSDPPDPKMFYNGRPAVGVALSMNPGGNILKLGANLEQTLDRVKQELPLGLELNSVANQPTVVRQSINDFLRSLAEAVTIVLIVSFLSLGVRSGIVVALCIPLVIAGAFVMMKLYGVDLQKISLGALIISLGLLVDDAIIAIEMMTVKLQQGWNRFEAACYAYRATSFPMLTGTLITCAGFIPIGLSKGSASEFVGSIFSVITISLLISWVVSVLVTPLLGYHLVKVTPSAGVDKKDIYDTRFYRLFKKLLVGCLVHRKQVLIATVLAFIGSIFLMGLVKREFFPESTRPEIIVDMRLPQDASLAATEQAAARFIERFTVDAELASYSYYVGKGAPRFVLTADAVFPNANFAHFVLVAKDVHERDKLAQQARTLLETEFPQVRGNVKFLKTGPSHPYPVMLRVSGYDHDQVKQIAGRVMARLSTHPLITDVNLDWNETSKVLRIEVDQDKARLLGIDSRTLAANLQAMLSGTTVSEFREKDRTIAIVFRLDPQNRSDLTQIKDLNINTGGRFIPLDQIATVRYAAEEGLIWRRDLKPTITVQANTVGGVLPNDATKTVYQDLEDFRAALPPGYSVDIGGGLESSQKASGWIAQPIPLMFIAIITLLMLQLQNIPKMVLTLLTAPLGLIGVSVTLLVTGRPMGFVVQLGILALAGIIMRNSVILIDQIEQHLTAGESAWEAIINAAVTRFRPIMLTAAAAILGMLPLMSNIFWGPMAVAIAGGLFGATVLTLLVLPAMYAAWYKVEPDRNLNVDGQQPVNLL; this is encoded by the coding sequence ATGAAAAACTTTAACCTGACCGAATGGGCGCTCAACCATAAACAACTGGTTTACTACTTTGTCCTGCTGATGTTCCTGGCCGGCATTGTTTCTTATCAAAATCTGGGGCGCATGGAAGATCCCGACTTTACCGTCCGCCAGATGGTGGTGTCGGTCAACTGGCCCGGGGCGACTGCCCGTCAGGTCGAAGAGCAGGTAACCGATAAAATCGAGAGAAAACTTCAGGACACGCCCGGGCTGGACTATGTGCGGAGCTATTCCATACCCGGTCAGGCGGTCATCTACGTGGCGCTGAAGGATGATGCCGTAACGGCGAAGGAAGTCCGGCCCCTTTGGCTGGAAGTCCGCAATATGGTCAATGACATCAAAGCCACCTTGCCGCAGGGGGTGGACGGGCCTTATTTTAACGACCGGTTTGACGACGTGTTTGGCTGCATTTACGCCCTTACCGGCGACGGCTACAGTTATGAAGATATGCGCCGGTATGCCATGCGCATCAGGCAGAATTTTGTGGCGGTTCCCGACGTCAAAAAGGTAGAACTGGTCGGTGTGCAGACCGAAAAGATTTTCGTTACACTGGACACCGGCAAGCTGGCCGAACTGGGCCTGACGCCGGCCGACATTACCAGCGCCATTCAGGGACAAAACTCCATGGCCCCGTCCGGTTTGATCGAAACGGCTGCCGATCGTGTATATTTCCGGGTTACCGGCATGTTTGAGCAGCTTGACGATCTCAAATCCCTGCCGCTCCGGGCCGGGGGGCACAGCCTGCGTCTGGGTGATATTGCCCGGATTGAGCGCGGTTACAGCGACCCGCCGGATCCGAAAATGTTTTATAACGGCCGGCCGGCTGTCGGTGTGGCCTTGTCGATGAATCCGGGCGGCAATATTTTGAAGCTCGGAGCTAATCTGGAGCAGACGCTGGACCGGGTGAAACAAGAGCTGCCGCTGGGACTTGAGCTCAATAGCGTTGCCAACCAGCCGACCGTGGTCCGGCAATCCATCAACGATTTTCTCCGGTCGCTGGCCGAAGCGGTGACGATTGTCCTTATCGTCAGTTTCTTAAGTCTTGGTGTTCGTTCCGGCATTGTCGTGGCGCTGTGTATTCCCCTGGTAATTGCCGGCGCCTTTGTCATGATGAAACTGTATGGAGTTGATCTGCAGAAGATTTCCCTAGGGGCGTTGATTATTTCCCTGGGTCTCCTGGTTGACGATGCCATTATTGCCATAGAAATGATGACAGTTAAGCTGCAGCAGGGCTGGAACCGCTTTGAGGCCGCCTGTTACGCCTACCGGGCCACATCTTTTCCCATGCTTACCGGCACCCTGATTACCTGCGCCGGTTTTATCCCCATCGGACTTTCCAAAGGCTCGGCATCAGAATTTGTCGGCAGTATCTTCTCAGTTATTACCATTTCCCTCTTGATTTCCTGGGTGGTCTCGGTTCTGGTCACCCCGCTTTTAGGCTATCATCTGGTGAAAGTAACTCCGTCCGCCGGTGTGGACAAAAAGGATATTTATGACACGCGCTTTTACCGCTTGTTTAAAAAGCTTCTGGTTGGTTGTCTCGTACACCGTAAGCAGGTTCTGATCGCCACAGTGCTCGCTTTTATCGGTTCTATTTTTCTGATGGGGCTGGTAAAACGGGAGTTTTTCCCCGAATCCACCCGGCCGGAAATCATTGTTGACATGCGGCTGCCGCAGGATGCTTCCCTGGCGGCCACCGAACAGGCAGCCGCCCGCTTTATTGAACGGTTTACCGTCGACGCTGAACTGGCGAGCTATTCCTACTATGTGGGTAAAGGCGCGCCACGCTTTGTGCTGACAGCTGACGCGGTGTTTCCTAATGCCAATTTTGCTCACTTTGTGCTGGTGGCTAAGGATGTGCATGAACGTGACAAGCTGGCTCAACAGGCGCGGACTTTGCTGGAAACTGAGTTTCCGCAGGTACGGGGAAATGTTAAATTCTTAAAAACCGGTCCATCCCATCCGTATCCGGTAATGCTGCGCGTCAGCGGCTATGACCATGATCAGGTCAAGCAAATTGCCGGGCGGGTGATGGCGCGTTTATCAACCCATCCGCTTATTACCGACGTAAACCTGGACTGGAATGAAACCAGCAAGGTACTTAGGATCGAGGTAGACCAGGATAAGGCGCGGCTTTTAGGCATTGATAGCCGGACTTTGGCCGCCAATCTGCAAGCTATGCTGTCCGGCACAACAGTCAGTGAGTTCCGTGAAAAAGACAGGACCATAGCCATTGTCTTCCGGCTGGACCCGCAAAACCGCAGCGATCTTACCCAAATCAAAGATTTGAACATCAACACCGGCGGCCGGTTTATTCCCCTGGATCAGATTGCCACCGTCCGCTACGCGGCAGAAGAGGGGCTGATCTGGCGGCGGGATTTGAAACCGACCATTACCGTCCAGGCCAACACGGTTGGCGGTGTCTTGCCGAATGATGCCACCAAGACCGTATATCAGGACCTGGAGGATTTCCGGGCAGCTTTGCCACCCGGCTACAGCGTGGATATCGGCGGCGGACTGGAAAGCAGTCAAAAAGCCAGCGGCTGGATTGCTCAGCCCATACCGCTGATGTTTATCGCTATCATTACGTTGCTGATGCTGCAACTCCAGAATATTCCCAAGATGGTGCTGACTCTCCTGACTGCGCCGCTGGGCCTGATCGGTGTCAGTGTCACCCTGCTGGTAACCGGACGACCGATGGGGTTTGTCGTACAGCTTGGCATTCTGGCGTTAGCCGGTATTATTATGCGCAACTCGGTCATTCTCATTGACCAGATTGAACAGCATCTTACCGCCGGCGAATCCGCCTGGGAAGCGATTATTAATGCGGCGGTTACTCGTTTCCGGCCAATCATGCTTACTGCCGCGGCTGCTATCTTAGGCATGCTGCCTCTGATGTCCAATATATTCTGGGGGCCGATGGCGGTAGCGATTGCCGGCGGCCTGTTCGGCGCCACGGTCTTGACGCTGTTGGTGCTGCCTGCGATGTACGCTGCCTGGTATAAGGTGGAGCCGGACAGGAACCTGAATGTGGACGGACAGCAACCGGTAAATTTATTGTAA
- a CDS encoding MATE family efflux transporter has product MSQTMEPGKEKQKHFILNGNLWQVMSDLSWPAITAMILYGLNTVISAIFVGRFVGETALAGVSVAYPLTQISVGIGSLVGVGAGAVLSIAIGRQDKTTQEHLLGTVNYLSVLVTVVYMVLGLAFSAQLVKMMGGTGEVLVLGDIYFRITVIGAFFWIYGLAANMIVRAEGKMKAAAVMMGIGLLADVLANYLLVAVLGLGVEGSAWATNAGMLVYTLLGWFYFGRGFASFRTRVFTFNWDTNTVKSIFSLGMSSFIMVAMSLVQGVVVFNALARYGTVLDIAFYGVVYRIFIFALPPILGLMRALQPVTGINYGAGQYERVISAYKIFTVASLVLTLPFWLISMAAPAWVLSLMLPDQAFTGTELMYFRIYMVLLPLLSAIFMAMTFFPSIDKGKPAAMIGIARQLIFYIPVMWILPQIMGVAGIYIGSLAIDAVIVLWTAIMVKKEFAALRTAGQPTTLST; this is encoded by the coding sequence ATGAGTCAGACAATGGAACCCGGCAAAGAAAAACAGAAACATTTTATTTTAAACGGAAATCTCTGGCAGGTGATGTCCGATTTATCCTGGCCGGCAATTACGGCCATGATTCTTTATGGCTTGAATACCGTCATTTCCGCAATTTTTGTCGGCCGCTTTGTGGGCGAAACCGCGCTGGCGGGAGTTTCCGTAGCCTATCCGTTGACGCAGATCAGCGTCGGGATAGGTTCCCTGGTTGGTGTTGGTGCCGGCGCCGTACTGAGCATTGCCATCGGCCGCCAGGACAAAACCACCCAGGAGCACCTGCTGGGGACGGTCAACTATCTTTCCGTGCTGGTAACGGTGGTATATATGGTATTGGGATTGGCCTTTTCTGCACAACTGGTGAAAATGATGGGTGGAACCGGCGAAGTACTGGTTCTTGGCGATATCTATTTCCGGATTACAGTGATTGGTGCGTTCTTTTGGATCTACGGACTGGCGGCAAATATGATCGTCCGGGCCGAGGGCAAAATGAAGGCGGCGGCGGTGATGATGGGGATCGGTCTCTTAGCCGATGTTCTGGCGAACTACCTCTTAGTCGCTGTCCTCGGCCTGGGAGTGGAAGGTTCGGCCTGGGCGACCAACGCCGGTATGCTGGTGTACACGCTGCTGGGCTGGTTTTATTTCGGACGGGGGTTCGCGTCCTTCAGGACCAGGGTTTTCACCTTTAACTGGGATACAAATACGGTCAAGTCCATATTCAGCCTGGGCATGTCTTCGTTCATTATGGTGGCAATGAGCCTGGTGCAGGGGGTTGTGGTGTTTAACGCCCTGGCCCGCTACGGCACGGTGCTGGATATTGCCTTTTATGGCGTGGTTTACCGTATATTTATTTTCGCACTGCCCCCTATCCTTGGTTTAATGCGGGCACTGCAGCCGGTTACCGGCATAAATTACGGCGCCGGACAATATGAGCGGGTCATAAGCGCGTATAAAATATTTACGGTTGCATCCCTGGTGCTGACCCTGCCCTTCTGGCTTATCTCGATGGCGGCGCCGGCCTGGGTACTGAGCCTGATGCTGCCCGACCAGGCCTTTACCGGTACGGAACTGATGTATTTCCGGATCTATATGGTATTACTACCCTTATTGTCGGCCATCTTTATGGCGATGACCTTTTTCCCGTCCATTGACAAAGGGAAACCGGCGGCCATGATCGGGATTGCCCGGCAACTGATTTTCTATATACCGGTCATGTGGATTCTGCCGCAGATAATGGGGGTTGCAGGAATTTATATCGGCTCGCTGGCCATCGATGCGGTGATTGTATTATGGACCGCCATCATGGTGAAAAAAGAATTTGCCGCTCTCCGCACCGCCGGTCAACCAACCACTTTAAGCACATAG